One stretch of Nitratiruptor tergarcus DSM 16512 DNA includes these proteins:
- a CDS encoding glycogen-binding domain-containing protein gives MIKIHPKSITFILQTEANEVKIKGSWNDWKAEPMMRKDGVFTKTKRLKPGTYEFGYEVDGRWLADETLPTTPSPYGSLNSVLKVEP, from the coding sequence ATGATCAAAATACATCCAAAAAGCATCACTTTTATTTTACAAACAGAGGCTAATGAAGTTAAAATCAAAGGGAGTTGGAACGATTGGAAAGCTGAGCCTATGATGCGAAAAGATGGAGTGTTTACAAAGACAAAACGCCTTAAACCCGGGACCTATGAATTCGGATATGAAGTTGATGGTCGGTGGCTCGCCGATGAGACTCTTCCTACAACACCATCTCCTTATGGAAGTTTAAATTCAGTTTTGAAGGTTGAGCCATGA